A region of uncultured Draconibacterium sp. DNA encodes the following proteins:
- a CDS encoding alpha/beta hydrolase family protein codes for MKRTLFLKAIIFLIVLTGLVRQTEAAKVQHLTTHSQSMDKDIEAVVITPEGYSENNSYPVLYLLHGYSGNQNDWITSVPEIKNYADLYQFIIVCPDGAFSSWYLDSPIDKNIQYETYVAHELVEWVDNSFSTIASREGRGITGLSMGGHGALYLAFRNQDIYGAAGSLSGGVDIRPFPNNWDLAKRLGTYAENKENWEENSVINLVYKLTPGSLQISIDCGVSDFFYGVNCNLHEKLLERNIPHDFITRPGGHTWDYWKNAIAFQSVFFHHFFEKEK; via the coding sequence ATGAAAAGAACACTCTTTCTTAAAGCAATCATCTTCCTGATTGTGCTTACCGGCTTAGTGCGACAGACTGAAGCGGCCAAAGTTCAACACTTAACAACTCATAGCCAATCGATGGATAAAGACATTGAAGCTGTGGTAATTACGCCGGAAGGTTATTCTGAAAACAATTCATATCCGGTTCTTTATCTGCTCCACGGCTATAGTGGCAATCAAAACGATTGGATAACAAGTGTGCCCGAAATTAAAAACTATGCGGATCTGTATCAGTTTATTATCGTTTGTCCTGACGGTGCTTTTTCAAGCTGGTATTTAGATAGCCCGATTGACAAAAACATACAATACGAAACCTATGTAGCGCATGAATTGGTTGAGTGGGTGGATAATTCGTTTAGCACCATTGCATCGCGCGAAGGAAGAGGTATTACAGGATTAAGTATGGGCGGACACGGGGCTTTGTATCTTGCATTCAGAAACCAGGATATTTATGGCGCGGCAGGAAGTTTGAGCGGCGGAGTTGATATTCGCCCCTTCCCCAACAACTGGGATCTTGCAAAAAGACTGGGCACATATGCGGAAAACAAAGAAAACTGGGAAGAAAACAGCGTTATTAATCTCGTTTATAAGCTAACACCCGGGTCGCTTCAAATATCAATTGATTGCGGTGTGAGCGACTTCTTTTACGGCGTAAATTGTAACTTACATGAGAAACTCCTGGAACGAAATATTCCTCACGACTTTATTACACGACCTGGAGGACATACCTGGGATTACTGGAAAAACGCTATCGCTTTTCAAAGTGTATTTTTTCACCACTTTTTTGAAAAGGAGAAGTAG
- a CDS encoding cysteine-rich CWC family protein produces the protein MMEHNPKYEPHACAKCGNLHTCTGNYHCWCAQADMPDKVRDYIMACFDGCLCPKCIEELKRTII, from the coding sequence ATGATGGAACACAATCCGAAATACGAACCACATGCCTGCGCAAAATGTGGCAACTTGCATACCTGCACCGGCAATTATCACTGCTGGTGTGCACAAGCAGATATGCCCGATAAAGTGCGCGATTACATAATGGCTTGTTTCGATGGCTGCCTGTGCCCCAAATGTATTGAGGAATTGAAAAGAACGATTATTTAA